A part of Larkinella insperata genomic DNA contains:
- a CDS encoding aspartate kinase, with amino-acid sequence MQVWKFGGTSVGKPERMHSIRNLITSDDQQKIVVLSALSGTTNALLSIADSLKSDQPDEATEKIEHLKAHYDTFVRELYKTSDGLTKGQKIVENEFSFIRSLTRIRPFTLKQEKELVAEGELLSTQMFQAYLEEAEEDAILLPALEFMRVDADGEPELDYTERKLRELLRTHGTRKIIVTQGFICRNPRGEVDNLKRGGSDYTASLIGGAIRADEIQIWTDIDGMHNNDPRIVKKTFPIRALTFEEAAELAYFGAKILHPSTITPAKMFGVPVRLKNTMDPQAEGTLIASKTSDQVFKAVAAKDGITALYIHSLRMLNAYGFLRRIFEVFEKYKTPVDLIATSEVSVSVTIDKTDNLTELMAELRTFCDLEEPDYDQTIVCIVGNFSADHAGIALKVLKALEGIPIRMISYGGTEHNISLLMHGRYKAEALNALNEGLFNLVEA; translated from the coding sequence ATGCAAGTCTGGAAATTTGGCGGAACGTCCGTCGGCAAGCCCGAACGGATGCACTCAATTCGCAACCTGATTACCTCCGACGATCAGCAGAAAATCGTCGTCCTGTCGGCGCTGTCCGGTACAACCAACGCGTTGCTGTCCATTGCTGATTCCCTGAAATCGGATCAGCCAGATGAGGCCACCGAGAAGATCGAGCACCTGAAAGCGCATTACGATACGTTTGTACGGGAGCTTTACAAGACCTCCGACGGGTTGACGAAAGGCCAAAAGATTGTTGAAAATGAGTTTTCGTTTATCCGATCGCTGACCCGCATCCGGCCGTTTACGTTGAAACAGGAGAAGGAGCTGGTTGCTGAAGGAGAGTTGCTGAGTACGCAAATGTTCCAGGCGTATCTGGAAGAGGCCGAAGAAGACGCCATTCTGCTGCCCGCGCTGGAATTCATGCGCGTAGATGCCGACGGAGAACCCGAACTCGATTACACGGAGCGGAAACTGCGGGAACTGCTGCGGACGCATGGAACCCGAAAAATTATCGTTACGCAAGGGTTTATCTGCCGGAATCCGCGCGGAGAAGTTGATAACCTGAAGCGGGGTGGTTCGGACTACACGGCTTCCCTGATTGGCGGGGCTATCCGGGCCGACGAAATCCAGATCTGGACTGACATCGACGGTATGCACAACAATGATCCGCGGATTGTGAAGAAGACTTTTCCGATCCGGGCGCTGACGTTTGAAGAAGCGGCTGAGTTAGCGTACTTCGGGGCTAAAATCCTGCACCCGTCGACCATCACCCCGGCGAAGATGTTTGGAGTGCCGGTGCGGCTGAAAAATACGATGGACCCGCAGGCGGAGGGAACGCTCATTGCCAGCAAAACGTCTGATCAGGTGTTCAAAGCCGTTGCCGCTAAAGACGGAATCACGGCCTTGTACATCCACTCGCTGCGGATGCTGAACGCTTACGGCTTTCTACGCCGGATTTTTGAGGTGTTTGAGAAATACAAAACGCCGGTTGACTTAATTGCAACGTCGGAAGTATCGGTATCGGTGACCATTGACAAAACCGACAACCTGACCGAGCTGATGGCCGAACTGCGCACATTCTGCGATCTGGAGGAGCCGGATTACGATCAGACCATCGTCTGCATCGTTGGAAACTTCAGCGCCGACCATGCCGGCATCGCCCTGAAAGTGCTGAAAGCGCTGGAAGGCATCCCAATCCGGATGATCTCCTACGGCGGCACCGAGCACAATATTTCGCTGCTGATGCACGGTCGCTATAAGGCCGAAGCCTTGAACGCCCTGAACGAGGGGCTGTTCAACCTGGTTGAAGCCTAA
- the ribH gene encoding 6,7-dimethyl-8-ribityllumazine synthase: MATELKNLSVFSTDNLPDISKRRFAIVVAEWNAEVTEALFEGAYQTLLQYGAVANNIVRGNVPGSFELSLGANWFAQRDDIDAVIALGCVIQGETKHNDYINHAVAQGLTNVGLQTGKPVIFGVLTPNNQQQAIDRAGGIHGNKGDEAAMTAIKMLGLQQQVYSYSPKI; this comes from the coding sequence ATGGCCACTGAGTTAAAAAATTTGAGTGTTTTTTCGACGGACAACCTGCCTGATATCAGCAAACGACGGTTTGCCATCGTGGTGGCCGAATGGAATGCCGAAGTGACCGAAGCCTTGTTTGAAGGCGCCTACCAAACCCTGCTGCAATACGGAGCTGTGGCCAACAACATCGTCCGTGGGAATGTTCCGGGGAGTTTCGAACTGAGTCTGGGGGCAAACTGGTTTGCCCAGCGTGACGATATCGACGCCGTGATTGCGCTTGGTTGTGTAATTCAGGGCGAAACCAAACACAACGATTATATCAATCACGCCGTTGCACAGGGTCTGACGAATGTAGGGCTCCAGACCGGTAAACCCGTCATCTTTGGGGTTTTGACGCCGAACAACCAGCAACAGGCCATCGACCGTGCCGGCGGCATTCACGGCAACAAAGGCGACGAAGCCGCCATGACCGCTATCAAAATGTTAGGCTTACAGCAGCAAGTTTATAGTTATTCACCTAAAATCTAA
- a CDS encoding tetratricopeptide repeat protein, which yields MSKTQTSSKLEFLEDPAMLSGSLGKAELFFEKNRNLVLGLLGAIVLVVVGFVGYRYWVGSQDEEAQTAMFPSVYEWEADSLKKALNGNGANEGLVAISEEYSAAPAGNLASFYAGVALLKQGKYDDAIEKLQGFKSSDLLVQGRTYSLIGDAYMEKKAYSDAIDYYKKAADYKPNPYFTPAYLMKLAVAYEQNKQNQEAIDTYNQIIDKYPTSAESANAKKYKSVLESTVGES from the coding sequence ATGAGTAAGACACAAACTAGCTCCAAACTGGAGTTTCTGGAGGATCCCGCTATGTTGTCAGGATCGTTGGGGAAAGCGGAGTTGTTTTTTGAGAAAAACCGGAATCTGGTTCTGGGTTTGTTGGGCGCTATTGTGCTGGTCGTTGTTGGCTTTGTCGGATACCGGTATTGGGTTGGTAGCCAGGATGAAGAAGCGCAAACAGCGATGTTTCCTTCTGTTTATGAATGGGAGGCTGACTCCCTGAAAAAAGCCCTGAACGGTAACGGCGCCAACGAAGGTCTGGTGGCTATTTCGGAAGAATACAGCGCAGCTCCGGCGGGTAACCTCGCCAGTTTTTACGCGGGTGTCGCCTTGTTGAAGCAGGGTAAGTACGATGATGCCATCGAAAAACTGCAGGGTTTCAAATCCTCTGATCTGCTGGTGCAAGGCCGGACTTACTCATTGATTGGCGACGCCTACATGGAAAAGAAAGCCTACAGCGACGCCATTGACTACTACAAAAAAGCGGCTGACTACAAGCCGAATCCATACTTTACTCCTGCTTACCTGATGAAGCTGGCAGTTGCCTATGAGCAGAACAAGCAAAATCAGGAAGCAATTGATACATACAACCAGATCATCGACAAATACCCGACGTCCGCTGAGTCGGCTAACGCCAAGAAGTATAAATCTGTGTTGGAAAGCACGGTCGGTGAGTCGTAA
- the pdhA gene encoding pyruvate dehydrogenase (acetyl-transferring) E1 component subunit alpha — MASVKEKSKPGDASPAAAKTTHPKERYLYWYESMMLQRKFEEKAGQLYGQQKIRGFCHLYIGQEACSSGSYSALTKDDKWITAYRDHGIPLALGSDPKAIMAELFGKQTGSSKGKGGSMHIFDKSVNFMGGHGIVGAQIPLGAGIAFAEKYNKTTNLCMCFMGDGAVRQGAFHETLNMAMTWKLPVIFVVENNGYAMGTSVARTSNVTDLYTLAEAYDMPSEPIDAMDVEAVHEAVSRAAERARNGDGPTFLEFRTYRYRGHSMSDPQKYRTKDELEQYKQRDPIEIVRTRILEQQIATEDDLAAIDQKIKGIVEESVKFAEESPYPAPEEAFKDVYMQKDYPFITE; from the coding sequence ATGGCCAGTGTAAAGGAAAAATCTAAGCCGGGCGACGCTTCGCCAGCCGCGGCAAAAACCACGCATCCCAAAGAACGTTACCTGTACTGGTACGAGTCGATGATGCTGCAACGCAAGTTTGAAGAAAAAGCTGGTCAGCTTTATGGACAGCAAAAAATCCGGGGTTTCTGTCACCTCTACATCGGACAGGAGGCTTGCTCGTCAGGGTCGTATTCGGCACTGACCAAAGATGATAAATGGATTACAGCCTACCGCGACCACGGGATTCCGCTGGCGCTGGGTTCTGATCCGAAAGCCATCATGGCTGAATTATTTGGCAAACAAACGGGGTCATCGAAAGGCAAAGGCGGTTCGATGCACATCTTCGACAAGTCGGTGAACTTCATGGGCGGCCACGGTATCGTGGGGGCTCAGATCCCGCTGGGAGCCGGTATTGCGTTTGCCGAGAAATACAACAAGACCACAAACCTGTGCATGTGTTTCATGGGAGACGGTGCCGTGCGGCAGGGGGCCTTTCACGAAACGCTGAACATGGCCATGACCTGGAAACTGCCGGTTATCTTCGTGGTGGAAAATAACGGTTATGCGATGGGAACGTCCGTGGCCCGCACGTCGAACGTAACCGATCTTTACACACTGGCGGAAGCCTACGACATGCCGTCGGAGCCCATCGATGCGATGGACGTAGAGGCCGTGCACGAAGCCGTTAGCCGGGCTGCCGAACGCGCCCGAAACGGCGACGGACCGACGTTCCTGGAATTCCGGACATACCGGTACCGGGGGCATTCCATGTCTGATCCGCAGAAATACCGGACGAAAGACGAACTGGAGCAGTACAAACAACGTGACCCGATTGAAATAGTTCGGACGCGGATCCTGGAACAGCAAATTGCTACGGAAGATGATCTGGCGGCAATCGATCAAAAAATCAAAGGTATCGTAGAAGAGTCGGTGAAGTTTGCCGAAGAGTCGCCCTATCCGGCGCCGGAGGAAGCCTTTAAAGACGTCTACATGCAGAAAGATTATCCGTTTATCACGGAGTAA
- the recF gene encoding DNA replication/repair protein RecF (All proteins in this family for which functions are known are DNA-binding proteins that assist the filamentation of RecA onto DNA for the initiation of recombination or recombinational repair.): MYLEKLNLTNFKNYEEGSFTFSEQINCIVGPNGSGKTNLLDAVYFLSLSKSAFHNQDALSIHHQSDYFIIDGVFRLDDKPVQITCSLQRGQRKVLLSDKKPYDRISEHIGRFPVVMLAPNDTDLVREHSEERRHFFDGVLSQLDPDYLRDYLFYHQILKQRNGTLKLFAERNYLDEELLETYNEPLLQLAGRIYQRRKQFITDFLPIVQKHYAYLSDAREAVDIIYESEVGNEEFPKDFRRNRQRDIQLQRTNKGVHKDDFVFEANGVALKKFGSQGQQKTFVIALKLAQFEQLQAEKGVKPMLLLDDIFDKLDDRRIDKLITLMEHHTFGQIFITDARPERTRELLAAVKADVAYFQTER; encoded by the coding sequence ATGTATTTGGAAAAACTCAACCTGACTAACTTCAAAAACTACGAGGAAGGGAGTTTTACATTCAGTGAACAGATTAATTGCATCGTTGGACCCAACGGCAGCGGCAAGACCAACCTGCTGGACGCCGTATATTTCTTATCCTTAAGCAAGAGCGCGTTTCATAACCAGGATGCCCTGAGCATTCATCATCAGAGCGATTACTTTATCATCGACGGCGTTTTCCGGCTGGACGACAAACCCGTTCAGATTACGTGTAGCTTGCAGCGGGGCCAGCGGAAAGTGTTGTTGTCGGACAAAAAACCGTACGATCGCATCAGCGAACACATCGGACGGTTTCCGGTGGTAATGCTGGCCCCCAACGACACGGATCTCGTGCGGGAACATAGCGAAGAACGGCGGCATTTTTTCGACGGGGTTCTGTCGCAACTCGACCCGGATTACCTGCGCGATTACCTGTTTTACCACCAGATCCTGAAGCAGCGCAACGGTACCTTGAAACTGTTTGCCGAGCGGAATTACCTCGACGAAGAACTGCTCGAAACCTACAACGAACCCCTGCTGCAACTGGCCGGGCGCATCTACCAGCGCCGGAAGCAGTTCATCACCGATTTTCTGCCGATTGTTCAGAAGCATTACGCTTACCTGAGCGATGCCCGCGAAGCCGTTGACATTATCTACGAGTCGGAAGTGGGCAATGAAGAATTCCCGAAGGATTTCCGCCGGAACCGTCAGCGCGATATTCAACTGCAACGGACCAACAAAGGCGTCCACAAAGATGATTTTGTGTTTGAAGCCAACGGGGTGGCGCTGAAAAAATTCGGTTCGCAGGGCCAGCAAAAAACGTTTGTGATTGCCCTGAAACTGGCGCAGTTTGAGCAGCTACAGGCCGAGAAGGGCGTCAAACCGATGCTGTTGCTGGACGATATTTTCGACAAACTCGACGACCGCCGGATCGACAAACTGATCACCCTGATGGAACACCATACTTTCGGCCAGATTTTCATCACCGATGCCCGGCCCGAACGGACGCGGGAACTGCTGGCCGCCGTTAAAGCCGATGTGGCGTATTTTCAGACGGAGCGGTGA
- a CDS encoding YifB family Mg chelatase-like AAA ATPase translates to MLAKTFGSAVHGVSATIITIEVAVAQGLHFHLVGLPDSAVKESEQRVESSLKYFGYRMPRQKVVVNLAPADIRKEGSSYDLPIGLCVLQASEQITPERKLEEYVIMGELSLDGRLRPIKGVLPIAIEARKRGYKGFVLPAENAPEAAIVNNLDVIGVETMLDAVEYFEGKKTIEPLVIDTRELFANTQNAYDADFAHVQGQENIKRAMEIAAAGGHNVIMIGPPGAGKTMLAKRLPSILPPLTLHEALETTKIHSVAGKLGSRATLIATRPFRSPHHTISDAALVGGGSFPQPGEISLSHNGVLFLDELPEFKRTALEVMRQPLEERKVSISRARWAVEFPANFMLIASMNPCPCGYYNHPEKECVCGPGVVQRYLNKISGPLLDRIDLHVEVTPVSFDQMTANRPSESSDAIRERVVGARQIQTRRFENQPGIYSNAMMPAQMVKEICVISNAGLTLLKTAMERLGLSARAYDRILKVSRTIGDLAGSDSIEIEHLAEAIQYRSLDRENWAG, encoded by the coding sequence ATGCTGGCCAAAACTTTTGGAAGCGCCGTACACGGTGTCAGCGCGACCATCATTACCATTGAAGTTGCCGTTGCGCAAGGCTTACATTTCCATCTGGTTGGCTTGCCCGACAGCGCCGTTAAAGAAAGTGAACAACGCGTTGAATCATCCCTGAAATATTTTGGCTACCGGATGCCCCGGCAAAAAGTGGTGGTCAACCTGGCCCCGGCCGACATCCGCAAAGAAGGCTCCTCGTATGACCTCCCGATTGGCCTCTGCGTCCTACAGGCGTCGGAGCAGATCACCCCCGAACGAAAGCTGGAAGAGTATGTCATCATGGGCGAACTGTCGCTCGACGGGCGGCTGCGTCCCATCAAAGGTGTGTTGCCAATTGCCATTGAAGCCCGTAAACGGGGGTACAAAGGGTTTGTGCTGCCCGCCGAGAACGCACCGGAGGCCGCCATTGTCAACAACCTGGATGTCATCGGGGTTGAAACCATGCTGGACGCCGTCGAATATTTTGAAGGAAAGAAGACCATAGAACCGCTGGTGATTGATACCCGTGAGTTGTTTGCCAATACGCAAAACGCCTACGACGCTGATTTTGCCCACGTTCAGGGACAGGAAAATATTAAACGGGCGATGGAGATTGCAGCCGCCGGGGGACATAACGTGATCATGATCGGGCCGCCGGGCGCCGGAAAAACCATGCTGGCCAAGCGGTTACCCAGTATTTTGCCGCCGTTGACCTTGCACGAAGCCCTGGAAACGACTAAGATTCATTCCGTTGCCGGAAAGTTGGGTAGCCGGGCGACGTTGATTGCTACCCGGCCGTTTCGGTCTCCGCACCATACCATCAGCGACGCGGCCCTGGTCGGTGGGGGCAGTTTTCCGCAACCCGGCGAAATCTCACTCTCCCACAACGGGGTGCTGTTTCTGGACGAGTTGCCGGAATTTAAACGCACGGCTTTGGAGGTAATGCGGCAACCGCTGGAAGAACGGAAAGTAAGCATTTCGCGGGCCAGGTGGGCGGTGGAATTTCCGGCGAATTTTATGCTGATTGCCAGCATGAACCCCTGTCCGTGCGGTTACTACAACCATCCCGAAAAGGAATGCGTGTGCGGACCGGGCGTGGTACAACGGTATTTGAATAAGATCAGCGGCCCACTGCTGGACCGCATCGATCTGCACGTGGAAGTAACGCCGGTTTCGTTTGATCAGATGACCGCCAACCGGCCTTCGGAAAGCAGCGATGCCATCCGGGAGCGGGTGGTCGGGGCGCGGCAAATTCAGACGAGACGGTTTGAGAACCAGCCGGGCATTTATTCCAACGCCATGATGCCGGCGCAGATGGTCAAGGAGATTTGTGTGATCAGCAATGCCGGACTAACGCTGCTGAAAACCGCCATGGAACGGCTGGGTTTATCGGCCCGTGCTTACGACCGGATTCTGAAAGTGTCGCGCACGATTGGGGATCTGGCGGGTAGCGACAGCATTGAAATTGAGCATTTGGCCGAAGCCATTCAATACCGGAGCCTGGACCGGGAAAACTGGGCGGGGTGA
- the galK gene encoding galactokinase — protein MVAQHDYAHQLLAVFRREFNREPELLVRGPGRINLLGEHTDYNGGLVLPASIDKEIIFAIARREDQTCRIVAENVDQSFTFRLDEIEHSSLGWPNYLMGVVDQLQKARLRPGGFELVFGGNIPAGAGLSSSAALECGLAFALNKLFDLGLSTLDMVKLGQRAENQFVGVNCGIMDQFASMFGRDQAVIQLDCKSLHHEYFPFQTTDYVLILCDTGVKHSLGDSEYNTRRNECETGVGILQQYNPAIRLLRDASTELVEAHRNEMPGKVYQRCRYVTQEIQRVREACELLLQNDLTAFGQKMYETHDGLQHDYEVSCPELDFLVDQTRQDDAVLGARMMGGGFGGCTINIVKQKAADAFVERMRAAYQQAFNLELKCYPVRIMDGTSELSF, from the coding sequence ATGGTCGCTCAACACGATTACGCCCATCAGCTTCTGGCTGTTTTTCGGAGAGAATTCAATCGGGAACCGGAGTTACTGGTCCGTGGCCCCGGCCGGATCAACCTGCTGGGTGAACATACAGATTACAACGGGGGCCTGGTACTGCCCGCCAGCATCGATAAAGAAATCATTTTCGCCATCGCCCGCAGGGAAGATCAGACCTGCCGCATTGTGGCCGAAAATGTAGATCAATCTTTTACGTTCCGGCTGGATGAAATTGAACATTCATCACTTGGCTGGCCGAATTACCTGATGGGTGTGGTCGATCAGTTGCAAAAAGCGCGGCTCCGGCCCGGCGGCTTCGAACTGGTTTTTGGTGGCAACATCCCCGCCGGGGCGGGTTTGTCGTCGTCGGCGGCCCTGGAATGCGGACTGGCGTTTGCGCTGAACAAGCTGTTTGACCTGGGCCTGTCAACCCTCGATATGGTGAAGCTGGGCCAGCGGGCCGAAAACCAGTTCGTTGGCGTCAATTGCGGCATCATGGACCAGTTTGCCTCCATGTTCGGGCGCGACCAAGCGGTGATTCAGCTGGACTGTAAATCGCTGCACCACGAATATTTCCCGTTCCAGACGACGGACTACGTCCTCATTCTGTGCGATACGGGCGTTAAACATTCGCTCGGCGACTCGGAATACAACACCCGCCGGAATGAATGCGAAACGGGCGTTGGTATCTTACAGCAGTACAACCCCGCCATCCGGCTGCTGCGCGATGCCTCTACGGAACTAGTGGAAGCCCACCGCAACGAAATGCCGGGAAAAGTGTACCAGCGCTGCCGGTATGTGACGCAGGAAATTCAGCGGGTTCGGGAAGCCTGCGAGCTTTTATTGCAGAACGACCTGACGGCTTTTGGTCAGAAAATGTACGAAACCCACGACGGTTTGCAGCACGATTACGAAGTTAGCTGCCCGGAACTGGATTTTCTGGTGGATCAGACGCGGCAGGACGATGCGGTGCTGGGTGCCCGGATGATGGGGGGTGGTTTTGGTGGCTGCACCATCAACATTGTTAAACAAAAAGCCGCTGATGCGTTCGTGGAACGGATGCGTGCGGCTTATCAGCAAGCGTTTAACCTTGAACTCAAATGCTATCCGGTACGGATTATGGATGGAACGTCGGAGCTTTCATTTTAA
- a CDS encoding M20/M25/M40 family metallo-hydrolase — MRKKVYVYLLLSGGIYLLSAHTLRKADVRIDGEPSRPSLEKVFSKINQEVLENSRAYETLTDATRKIGHRLTGSANGSRAEEYSYNLLKQYGYSDTQYAPFEVESWMRDTVTLAVVPNKSDNFRDVEVVALAHSPVEAHVQGEIVDVGNGLEGDFAAVKDKLKGKIALVNIGLAAPTKGARNLHRSEKTALALQHGASGVIMVNLVRGNVLLTGTASVTGKLIPIPSVCISSESGQEIRQWMQAEKNLHALIDMTNVSKKIRARNVVATLKGTKYPEEKIIIGGHLDSWDLATGAIDNGIGSFSVLDIARTFKALKIKPKRTIEFVMFMGEEQGLLGSRSLVDDLKKTGQLDNVRYILNLDMTNDPSGLNAFGRSEMMPFLTEIGETIKHVEPAFQNTISNQAGLHSDHQPFMLEGVPVVGMSGHLERNVLDCYHANCDNMTLVNKDQMKNTVRYSAMLLYALANADEIPTKRMDDAKTREFLIAQGLRTPLQIANEWRWKE, encoded by the coding sequence ATGCGCAAAAAAGTTTACGTTTATTTACTGCTTTCGGGCGGTATTTATTTATTGAGTGCCCACACCCTGCGAAAAGCCGACGTCCGAATTGATGGTGAACCGAGTCGCCCGTCGCTGGAAAAGGTGTTTTCGAAAATCAATCAGGAAGTACTAGAAAATAGCCGGGCCTACGAAACCTTGACCGACGCTACGCGTAAAATCGGGCACCGGCTGACCGGCAGCGCCAACGGAAGCCGGGCGGAAGAATACTCGTATAACTTACTGAAGCAGTATGGCTATTCGGATACGCAGTACGCGCCTTTCGAAGTCGAATCCTGGATGCGCGATACCGTGACGCTGGCGGTGGTTCCCAACAAAAGCGATAATTTCCGGGATGTTGAAGTGGTGGCTCTGGCGCATTCGCCCGTCGAAGCGCACGTGCAGGGCGAGATCGTAGACGTTGGCAATGGGCTGGAAGGTGATTTTGCGGCCGTAAAAGATAAGCTGAAAGGTAAAATTGCGCTGGTCAACATTGGGCTGGCAGCCCCAACGAAAGGGGCCCGTAACCTGCACCGTTCCGAAAAAACCGCCCTGGCCCTGCAGCACGGCGCGAGCGGGGTTATTATGGTCAATCTGGTGCGGGGCAACGTGCTGCTGACGGGCACGGCTTCCGTAACGGGCAAGTTAATTCCGATTCCGTCGGTTTGCATTTCGTCGGAGAGCGGACAGGAAATCCGGCAGTGGATGCAGGCCGAAAAGAACCTGCACGCGCTCATCGACATGACCAACGTGAGCAAAAAAATCCGGGCGCGAAACGTCGTTGCCACGCTGAAAGGCACCAAATATCCGGAAGAAAAAATTATCATCGGCGGGCACCTCGACTCCTGGGATCTGGCGACCGGGGCCATCGACAACGGGATTGGTTCGTTCTCGGTGCTGGACATTGCCCGGACATTTAAAGCCCTGAAAATAAAGCCCAAGCGCACCATTGAATTTGTGATGTTTATGGGGGAGGAGCAGGGGCTGCTCGGGTCACGTAGCCTGGTGGACGATCTGAAAAAGACCGGCCAGCTCGATAACGTGCGGTACATCCTGAACCTGGACATGACCAACGACCCCAGCGGTCTGAACGCGTTTGGCCGGAGTGAGATGATGCCGTTCCTGACCGAAATCGGCGAAACCATCAAGCACGTCGAACCGGCTTTCCAGAACACGATTTCAAACCAGGCGGGTTTGCACAGCGATCATCAGCCGTTTATGCTGGAAGGGGTGCCGGTGGTGGGCATGAGTGGGCACCTGGAACGCAACGTGCTGGATTGTTACCACGCCAACTGCGACAACATGACCCTGGTGAACAAAGACCAGATGAAAAATACCGTTCGTTACTCGGCCATGTTGCTCTACGCGCTGGCCAATGCCGACGAGATTCCGACCAAACGCATGGACGACGCCAAAACGCGGGAGTTTCTGATTGCCCAGGGCCTGCGAACGCCCTTGCAGATTGCCAACGAGTGGCGCTGGAAAGAATAA